The Oncorhynchus tshawytscha isolate Ot180627B linkage group LG30, Otsh_v2.0, whole genome shotgun sequence genome includes a region encoding these proteins:
- the si:ch211-284e13.5 gene encoding zinc finger protein 354C isoform X2, translating into MHETLRDNKSLKFRLQAAELEICAARGEERQVQSIIGEKNSTNSRIQQVHQQLNSLNVSQNKIKSGSEGEHRVIESNQSLGTTNVGDRYEEFESEVVDNPAFLNESFCEIREDGRVCTQDIKPDFFTLNQEDEAGTKEEVVSNMYSDNHEDFNRACTEPTTGHDTSRAPADGHPFPDGTMKDADVKCLVEVKVESVDLGSSRNCGPNTGGGEEDYCPDGLSLAQTRLLEDWRPAALQLPLSDPDSFTPSTSHSLSDSPVFTPNIPDLDILSSSSATGLRAGFGKQQQYPPRETAGASTSHLHQMYSPQTGEVNNMVAAQHICKVCGEKFHLSEELRRHRSLIHPKDMNKLPKRNLYPPGRSPYHCSLCGRDFNRMEHLKIHQRIHTGERPYACTVCNARFRHSWALTRHFRIHTGEKPYTCSQCGKTFRNCGGLRFHQRTHSMGGLG; encoded by the exons ATGCACGAGACGCTGCGGGACAATAAGTCCTTAAAGTTTCGCTTGCAAGCAGCCGAACTTGAAATATGTGCAGCGCGAGGAGAGGAGCGTCAAGTACAATCAATAATAGGGGAAAAAAACAGCACCAATAGTAGAATCCAACAGGTTCATCAGCAGCTGAATTCTCTAAACGtctcacaaaataaaataaaatcaggaAGCGAAGGAGAGCACAGAGTTATTGAATCCAATCAGTCTCTTGGTACAACAAATGTTGGGGATAGGTATGAAGAATTTGAATCAGAAGTTGTTGATAACCCTGCATTTCTTAACGAATCGTTTTGTGAGATCCGTGAGGATGGTAGGGTGTGCACTCAAGATATTAAACCGGATTTTTTTACTTTAAATCAGGAAGATGAAGCTG GGACTAAAGAAGAGGTTGTCTCAAATATGTACTCAGACAACCATGAAGATTTTAACCGAGCGTGCACAGAGCCAACCACAGGACATGATACATCAAGAGCCCCTGCTGACGGCCATCCCTTCCCTGACGGTACCATGAAGGATGCAGATGTGAAGTGTCTGGTTGAGGTGAAGGTGGAGTCTGTAGACCTGGGAAGCAGTAGGAACTGTGGCCCCAATactggagggggagaagaggactACTGTCCAGATGGTCTCTCCTTGGCTCAAACCAGGCTGCTGGAGGATTGGAGGCCAGCGGCACTGCAGCTCCCACTCAGTGACCCAGACTCATTCACCCCCTCCACCAGCCACTCTCTAT CGGACTCCCCCGTCTTCACCCCAAACATACCAGACTTGGACATCCTATCGTCTTCTTCAGCTACAGGTCTCCGTGCAGGCTTTGGTAAACAACAGCAGTACCCACCCAGAGAGACTGCTGGGGCTTCCACCTCTCACTTACACCAGATGTACAGCCCTCAGACAGGTGAAGTGAACAACATGGTTGCAGCACAGCACATCTGCAAGGTCTGTGGAGAGAAGTTCCATCTGTCTGAGGAGCTGCGGCGACATCGTAGTCTTATTCACCCAAAGGATATGAACAAGCTCCCCAAGCGCAACCTCTACCCCCCTGGGCGGAGCCCGTACCACTGCTCCCTGTGTGGTCGAGACTTCAACCGCATGGAGCACCTGAAGATCCATCAGCGTATTCATACTGGAGAGAGGCCTTATGCCTGCACCGTGTGCAATGCACGCTTCCGTCACTCTTGGGCTCTTACAAGACACTTCCgtattcacacaggagagaagccctaCACTTGCAGCCAGTGTGGCAAGACTTTCCGAAACTGTGGGGGTCTGCGCTTTCACCAACGTACTCACTCAATGGGAGGGCTCGGCTGA
- the si:ch211-284e13.5 gene encoding zinc finger and SCAN domain-containing protein 21 isoform X1 — translation MSANVSPPNTALVAELSFSFQDELTATIQNALGVAVEIAVVEITKLVGQVLRDVRDQMHETLRDNKSLKFRLQAAELEICAARGEERQVQSIIGEKNSTNSRIQQVHQQLNSLNVSQNKIKSGSEGEHRVIESNQSLGTTNVGDRYEEFESEVVDNPAFLNESFCEIREDGRVCTQDIKPDFFTLNQEDEAGTKEEVVSNMYSDNHEDFNRACTEPTTGHDTSRAPADGHPFPDGTMKDADVKCLVEVKVESVDLGSSRNCGPNTGGGEEDYCPDGLSLAQTRLLEDWRPAALQLPLSDPDSFTPSTSHSLSDSPVFTPNIPDLDILSSSSATGLRAGFGKQQQYPPRETAGASTSHLHQMYSPQTGEVNNMVAAQHICKVCGEKFHLSEELRRHRSLIHPKDMNKLPKRNLYPPGRSPYHCSLCGRDFNRMEHLKIHQRIHTGERPYACTVCNARFRHSWALTRHFRIHTGEKPYTCSQCGKTFRNCGGLRFHQRTHSMGGLG, via the exons ATGTCGGCAAACGTGAGTCCTCCAAACACTGCTTTAGTAGCGGAATTATCTTTCTCGTTTCAGGATGAATTGACTGCTACTATTCAAAATGCACTGGGAGTAGCAGTGGAGATCGCGGTGGTTGAGATTACAAAACTAGTCGGCCAAGTGTTGAGGGACGTGCGGGATCAAATGCACGAGACGCTGCGGGACAATAAGTCCTTAAAGTTTCGCTTGCAAGCAGCCGAACTTGAAATATGTGCAGCGCGAGGAGAGGAGCGTCAAGTACAATCAATAATAGGGGAAAAAAACAGCACCAATAGTAGAATCCAACAGGTTCATCAGCAGCTGAATTCTCTAAACGtctcacaaaataaaataaaatcaggaAGCGAAGGAGAGCACAGAGTTATTGAATCCAATCAGTCTCTTGGTACAACAAATGTTGGGGATAGGTATGAAGAATTTGAATCAGAAGTTGTTGATAACCCTGCATTTCTTAACGAATCGTTTTGTGAGATCCGTGAGGATGGTAGGGTGTGCACTCAAGATATTAAACCGGATTTTTTTACTTTAAATCAGGAAGATGAAGCTG GGACTAAAGAAGAGGTTGTCTCAAATATGTACTCAGACAACCATGAAGATTTTAACCGAGCGTGCACAGAGCCAACCACAGGACATGATACATCAAGAGCCCCTGCTGACGGCCATCCCTTCCCTGACGGTACCATGAAGGATGCAGATGTGAAGTGTCTGGTTGAGGTGAAGGTGGAGTCTGTAGACCTGGGAAGCAGTAGGAACTGTGGCCCCAATactggagggggagaagaggactACTGTCCAGATGGTCTCTCCTTGGCTCAAACCAGGCTGCTGGAGGATTGGAGGCCAGCGGCACTGCAGCTCCCACTCAGTGACCCAGACTCATTCACCCCCTCCACCAGCCACTCTCTAT CGGACTCCCCCGTCTTCACCCCAAACATACCAGACTTGGACATCCTATCGTCTTCTTCAGCTACAGGTCTCCGTGCAGGCTTTGGTAAACAACAGCAGTACCCACCCAGAGAGACTGCTGGGGCTTCCACCTCTCACTTACACCAGATGTACAGCCCTCAGACAGGTGAAGTGAACAACATGGTTGCAGCACAGCACATCTGCAAGGTCTGTGGAGAGAAGTTCCATCTGTCTGAGGAGCTGCGGCGACATCGTAGTCTTATTCACCCAAAGGATATGAACAAGCTCCCCAAGCGCAACCTCTACCCCCCTGGGCGGAGCCCGTACCACTGCTCCCTGTGTGGTCGAGACTTCAACCGCATGGAGCACCTGAAGATCCATCAGCGTATTCATACTGGAGAGAGGCCTTATGCCTGCACCGTGTGCAATGCACGCTTCCGTCACTCTTGGGCTCTTACAAGACACTTCCgtattcacacaggagagaagccctaCACTTGCAGCCAGTGTGGCAAGACTTTCCGAAACTGTGGGGGTCTGCGCTTTCACCAACGTACTCACTCAATGGGAGGGCTCGGCTGA